The following are encoded together in the Natronolimnobius sp. AArcel1 genome:
- a CDS encoding Mrp/NBP35 family ATP-binding protein, with protein sequence MDEAAVRDRLRTVDDPELGDDIVSLGLVNDISVAEGEDGPEIAIDLALGAPYSPTESDIAAEIRELFLEDGIDPDLSASIPDRDDVVTDEQVLPGVKNVIAVSSGKGGVGKSTVAVNLAAGLSQLGARVGLFDADIYGPNVPRMVDADEPPGATEDETLVPPEKYGVKLMSMAFLTGEDDPVIWRGPMVHKVITQLTEDVEWGALDYLVVDLPPGTGDTQLTMLQTMPVTGAVIVTTPQDVALDDARKGLEMFAKHDTVVLGIAENMSSFACPDCGGQHDIFGSGGGKEFADTHEMPFLGSIPLDPSIREGGDGGTPTVLEDDSEAGDAFRMLTENVANNTGIVHRRGASQSRRNETASRSPEQ encoded by the coding sequence ATGGACGAAGCCGCTGTTCGCGACCGCCTCCGGACGGTCGATGATCCGGAACTCGGCGACGATATTGTCTCGCTCGGGCTCGTCAACGACATCAGCGTTGCGGAGGGCGAGGATGGCCCCGAAATCGCCATCGACCTTGCACTCGGTGCGCCTTACTCGCCAACCGAATCCGACATCGCCGCGGAAATTCGGGAGTTGTTCCTCGAGGATGGGATCGACCCTGATCTCTCGGCGAGCATTCCCGACCGCGACGACGTGGTGACCGACGAGCAGGTGTTACCGGGCGTCAAGAACGTCATCGCCGTCTCCTCGGGGAAGGGTGGCGTCGGGAAATCGACTGTCGCAGTCAACCTCGCGGCAGGACTGTCGCAGTTGGGTGCACGCGTCGGCCTGTTCGACGCGGACATCTACGGGCCGAACGTGCCGCGGATGGTCGATGCCGACGAGCCACCGGGTGCGACAGAGGACGAGACGCTCGTTCCGCCCGAAAAGTACGGCGTGAAGCTGATGAGCATGGCCTTCCTGACTGGCGAGGACGACCCCGTCATCTGGCGCGGTCCGATGGTCCACAAGGTCATCACGCAACTGACAGAGGACGTCGAGTGGGGCGCACTCGACTACCTCGTTGTCGACCTCCCGCCGGGCACCGGCGACACCCAGTTGACGATGCTCCAAACGATGCCCGTCACCGGCGCAGTGATCGTCACGACGCCACAGGACGTCGCACTGGATGACGCGCGCAAGGGCCTCGAGATGTTCGCCAAACACGATACCGTCGTGCTGGGGATCGCCGAGAACATGTCCTCGTTTGCCTGTCCCGACTGTGGCGGCCAGCACGATATCTTCGGCTCCGGCGGCGGCAAGGAGTTCGCAGACACCCACGAGATGCCGTTCCTCGGTTCGATCCCGCTCGATCCGAGTATTCGGGAAGGCGGTGATGGCGGGACGCCGACTGTGCTCGAGGACGACAGCGAAGCGGGTGATGCCTTCCGGATGCTCACTGAAAACGTCGCGAACAACACAGGAATCGTTCACCGACGCGGGGCGTCGCAGTCCCGTCGTAACGAGACTGCCTCTCGCTCGCCGGAGCAATGA
- a CDS encoding uracil-DNA glycosylase, with product MDANQQTWANPFNMDEACRNCPELCEPRTQVVHGYGDVGADFLFVGERPSAAADETGIPFVASPDDADGNAEDSDGTGDNGGLRRILERLALCDATSPAERPELENVYLTNLTRCRDPERPPTDEEIGTCEPYLNAEVRMINPEILIPVGERALAELGTEYTTTPVDELELPDAHATTIRGRGFELVPMIKPRDQTDEQTQTWLEHFVSLMASDYRQTKGRQER from the coding sequence GTGGACGCGAATCAGCAAACCTGGGCGAACCCGTTCAATATGGACGAGGCGTGTCGGAACTGTCCCGAACTCTGTGAGCCGCGCACGCAGGTCGTCCACGGCTACGGCGATGTGGGTGCCGATTTCCTGTTCGTCGGCGAACGCCCCTCGGCGGCGGCCGACGAGACGGGCATTCCGTTCGTTGCGAGTCCGGACGATGCGGACGGCAACGCCGAAGATAGCGACGGTACAGGCGATAACGGCGGACTCCGGCGCATCCTCGAGCGTCTCGCACTCTGTGATGCAACGTCGCCAGCCGAGCGACCGGAACTCGAGAACGTCTATCTGACGAATCTCACGCGGTGTCGCGACCCCGAGCGGCCGCCGACGGACGAGGAAATCGGCACCTGCGAGCCGTATCTCAACGCCGAAGTTCGGATGATCAACCCCGAAATTTTGATTCCGGTTGGCGAGCGCGCGCTTGCAGAACTGGGCACGGAGTATACGACGACGCCGGTCGACGAACTCGAACTGCCCGACGCTCACGCGACGACGATCCGTGGTCGGGGCTTCGAACTCGTCCCAATGATCAAGCCGCGAGACCAGACGGACGAGCAGACACAGACCTGGCTCGAGCACTTCGTGTCGCTGATGGCGTCGGATTATCGCCAGACGAAGGGCCGACAAGAACGGTAA
- the citE gene encoding L-malyl-CoA/beta-methylmalyl-CoA lyase: protein MTDDTDIRLCRTFQTAPAAVPKEDSAKYLRSGLTAAGFQAPDWLVPDLEDGTAPDMKAEGLENTLDLVPDHDFTGEIWPRVEWSYEDETYREKGREQIDRLVSEIGDEIDGVVVPKVGRLEDVRRATEAVAEAEQAHGYADNSIGLSIIVETGCARSDLREIARFGEESRLTALVFGPVDYTAELGGRDLGDGRPRWDGLLEALSNEASAAGLLAIGGPFDDLFTERAGLTFYNADAYADQVEHEARLGLDGSWSLYPKQTIQANTVHMPTPDELERDVDKIERFNAAKREGTGAVTLNGQMVDEATFKNFVNTVQTVRTIDETRPAQTTDYYDAELLERALGLELAYR from the coding sequence ATGACAGACGACACTGACATCCGACTCTGCCGAACCTTCCAGACCGCACCGGCCGCCGTCCCCAAAGAGGACTCGGCGAAATACCTCCGCTCCGGGCTCACCGCAGCGGGCTTTCAGGCTCCCGACTGGCTCGTCCCCGATCTCGAGGACGGCACTGCGCCCGATATGAAAGCCGAGGGCCTCGAGAATACACTCGATCTCGTCCCCGACCACGACTTCACGGGCGAGATCTGGCCCCGCGTGGAGTGGAGCTACGAGGACGAAACCTACCGCGAGAAGGGGCGCGAGCAGATCGACCGCCTCGTAAGCGAGATTGGAGACGAAATCGACGGCGTCGTCGTCCCAAAAGTCGGTCGCCTCGAGGACGTGCGCCGCGCCACAGAAGCCGTCGCAGAAGCTGAGCAAGCCCACGGCTACGCGGACAACTCGATTGGCCTCTCGATCATCGTCGAAACAGGCTGCGCGCGCTCAGATCTGCGCGAAATCGCCCGCTTCGGCGAGGAGTCCCGGCTCACCGCGCTCGTCTTTGGCCCCGTCGACTACACCGCCGAACTCGGTGGCCGCGACCTCGGTGACGGCCGTCCGCGCTGGGACGGCCTGCTCGAGGCGCTCTCGAACGAAGCAAGCGCTGCGGGGCTGCTCGCGATTGGCGGCCCGTTCGACGACCTCTTTACAGAACGTGCCGGGCTGACGTTCTACAACGCCGACGCGTATGCCGACCAGGTCGAACACGAAGCCCGACTCGGCCTCGACGGCTCGTGGTCCCTCTACCCAAAACAGACGATTCAGGCGAACACCGTCCACATGCCCACCCCCGACGAACTCGAGCGCGACGTGGACAAGATCGAGCGGTTCAACGCCGCCAAACGCGAGGGCACCGGCGCGGTCACGCTCAACGGCCAGATGGTCGACGAAGCGACGTTCAAAAACTTCGTGAACACCGTTCAGACGGTGCGGACAATCGACGAGACGCGACCGGCACAGACCACAGACTACTACGACGCCGAACTCCTCGAGCGCGCGCTCGGCCTCGAGTTGGCGTACCGATAG
- the mch gene encoding 2-methylfumaryl-CoA hydratase yields MTDGTSDPVDWTDPETFSHALERADTREKGHYFEAFAEGDLLEHDPGLTLTRWGNEQWLSQTLNHDPAYWRTDAARERGFDEPPIHPDYLTAATLGITVEDLSEKGGYFLGRTDVRFPGAPVTPGTELRVESEVVSTATSSSRPQYGIVTWRTRGRDAATGELLCSYKRTNMIPRRDPLETDGGAQAADDDDADDPQPTLPDTFITPDGEHFEDFVAALERADEQHATVAYRHERGRTQDDVTVASLPLATLNTAKQHHNADAMSDAPSGEIVTYGDVTRSSALGHARSDEQTWREVGFDDEQFHTFVMPGDTIYAFTRVLEANADSSSPTDAGTVRFEHIAFNQREEPVYSGTRTAEIRTQS; encoded by the coding sequence ATGACTGACGGCACATCCGATCCGGTCGACTGGACTGACCCCGAGACGTTCAGCCACGCACTCGAGCGTGCCGACACGCGCGAGAAAGGCCACTACTTCGAGGCGTTCGCAGAGGGCGACCTGCTCGAGCACGACCCTGGACTGACGCTCACTCGCTGGGGCAACGAACAGTGGCTGAGCCAGACGCTGAATCACGATCCGGCCTACTGGCGCACGGACGCCGCCCGCGAGCGCGGGTTCGACGAACCGCCGATTCACCCGGACTACCTCACCGCCGCAACCCTCGGGATCACTGTCGAAGACCTGAGCGAGAAGGGCGGCTACTTCCTCGGCCGAACGGACGTGCGCTTTCCCGGCGCGCCCGTTACACCGGGCACCGAACTGCGGGTCGAAAGCGAGGTCGTGAGCACGGCTACCTCGAGTTCGCGCCCCCAGTACGGCATCGTCACCTGGCGAACGCGCGGGCGAGACGCCGCGACTGGCGAACTGCTGTGTTCCTACAAGCGCACGAATATGATCCCGCGACGTGACCCGCTCGAGACCGATGGCGGCGCACAGGCTGCTGACGATGACGATGCCGACGACCCCCAGCCCACGCTTCCGGACACGTTCATCACCCCCGACGGAGAGCACTTCGAGGACTTCGTCGCGGCCCTCGAGCGCGCCGACGAGCAACACGCCACCGTGGCCTACAGGCACGAACGCGGGCGCACGCAGGACGACGTCACCGTCGCATCCCTGCCGCTCGCGACGCTCAACACAGCCAAACAGCACCACAACGCCGATGCCATGAGCGACGCGCCCTCGGGCGAGATCGTCACCTACGGCGACGTCACCCGCTCGAGCGCGCTCGGCCACGCCCGCTCAGACGAGCAGACCTGGCGCGAGGTCGGCTTCGACGACGAACAGTTCCACACCTTCGTGATGCCCGGCGACACCATCTACGCGTTCACGCGCGTACTCGAGGCGAACGCCGACTCGAGTTCGCCTACCGACGCGGGCACGGTCCGCTTCGAACACATCGCGTTCAACCAGCGCGAGGAGCCCGTCTACTCGGGCACGCGAACCGCCGAAATCCGGACGCAATCCTGA